The DNA segment ATTCCGACAATAAAATGGTTTTTGAATAGTATTATGGtttcaaaacatatataaaatgcGTTGTGCTTGGGCTACGTGTACCTCTTGGTACGCTATTTAACTTCCTGACAAGTGCCATGAAATTTAGTAGTCTAACGACaaacaattgtttttttgtcaacagatAAAAGAATTCGtagaatttgttttttcttgattttaacATTGGATATTTTCAATGTGACATTTTGTATAATTGGTATAGAATTTAATTACCGATTTCTTTCAAGAAAGAATAAGAGCTCTACATTAATAGGATAAATATATAGTATCACCGGGCTGGAAACCTAGTTAAATCAACTAAAGGCCACATTTCAGCAACTTTTAGCTAGCGTAATGGGTTTATCAATTTAAATCGACGTCAAAACGTAGTTGAAGTTATTTTCGTGCACGTATCTATATCCCACATCACCTTCaatttatataaatgataaaaaaaaaattcctataAGTTTGTCTTGGGTGCCCAGGAAATTAGTTTATACACATGACACGGTAACCTCAAATTGATAGTGTGACTCTTTCCTAATACTTAtaagaaatttttatttaaatatcaatattttttttatcaatgaaCATGATATACTggttttatcatttgtttttattCAAACATGGGGTAAAAGTAAGAATATGAGAAAGAAACAGTATATTAGAGCCAATAGGTTTCaggaaataattaatttaagagTTATTATTCACTTAATCTGTTTGAAGTAAATTGTAAGATACCCTCTTTTActcccaaaagaaaaaaagaaacaaataaatcatttttgatcaaaaaaaaaaatcattaaggtttgaaaaaatgaaaaaaaaaatatccctAAAGAAAAAGGCCATACAGAGTGGACACCACGTGGCGTGGCTCATACAGTTCTCTAAAGTCAGGTCTATATATAACCAGACCATACAAGGAGATTCAAGAGTCCAGAATCATCAAGAGAAGTTCTATTATAATTTAGCTTTTAAACATAAACATTTTCTTACAAACTCAAAGAGCTTGAAAAATGAGTACAGCTACTTTCGTAGAAATCCTTCTGGCTATCCTCTTGCCTCCTCTCGGCGTCTTTCTCAAATTTGGCTTAAAGGTATATTTTATCTTCAATCGACGACTACTGTGTTATGTTCAATCATATAAAACtcgtattttaaattttgaggattttattaaattttctgTTCGCAGGTTGAGTTTTGGATATGTTTGATATTGACGCTGTTTGGTTATCTTCCCGGGATCCTTTACGCTCTTTATATCATCACCAAGGACTGATTTTCATATCTCATCTGTTCTTTCCTCTCGGTCTCCTTGTAAGTTTTCTACGATCTCTCTCACTCGATATagattaattattatataaacatacaTGCGTATGTGATGGCTATAAAACGAGATTTACATAAATCATTTTTGATTTAGTGGACTTAGTTAGGTATATGTTAGGTGAACCACGTTTTCTAAGTTATAAAGACTCCCTAACCCCGATAAGAAATTAGTGAGATATTGTTACGTATCATTTTCGCAAAACCAACGAATAAtagcatcttttttttttggcatcaaaAGCTCCATAATCTTATTATTAAGAGGATTCCAACCAACGAATAATagcatcttttttttcttttgttaaatattttccaTGTTCCATTTGagtttttttattactataaggAATTTACTgaccaaaatttaattttacattGGTATTGTATAGGAGGAAACAGCTGTTCGTCGTCGTGATCTCCCATTGGGACTGCTTCATCATTTGTTTTATCTGTTCTGAGTAATTGATTGTCATTGTTGTATTTGTATTATTATATACTTTATGCTGATATATATGAAGAAGAATTCGTTGGTTTATGTGAGTAACTTGTTTATTTCCGTGGTAAAAATGTAGTAGagtaagtttacaaaaaaaaaaaaaatgtagtagAGTAGGTTTGAATTTTGGACcaccaccaaaaaaaaattaaaccctGCTTTATATAACTCCTTTGTCACACTCACATGGTTCATCTCATCAAAAGCAAATTTGTATCATAGTTGGTAAACTCACGTGGTCCATGAGAAATACAACACAATCATCACCCCCACCAGTTGTGAGCAACCCCACATGAACACGGTTTCCGTGACGCGCTAGGCAAACTATTCTTTCGTTTTTGGCACTCCTAGTGCTAATTAGTAATTTGGGAGTATTAGGTTATATCTCGTTAAATCCCTTTCGCCCTTGCTAAATCAAAATGAAATAATTCCTCATTTAGCTTAAAGAAAAAGGAAGACGTAAGGTAAGCACCACGTTGCTCATAAATATCTCTATATAGTGTGAGATACATGAAGGAAGAGtaaagaagaaaacacaaacacGCACACTCTGAAGCTTCAATAACTTTCTCAATAACTTCTTAAAGCTTAAGAAAAATGGGAACAGCTACTTTCATAGATATTCTTCTCGCTATCCTCTTGCCTCCTCTTGGTGTCTTTCTTAGATATGGTTGCGAGGtaattactttaatttttttaaaaaaattcttataaaaCGGATTTTACTAGTTACAATATCTTCAACATGGagttatttttcaaatatataaattcacAAACATAAAAATTGGAATCTTATTGCAGGTTGAATTTTGGATATGTTTGGTTTTGACGCTTTTTGGGTATCTTCCTGGGATCCTCTACGCTCTTTATGTCCTCACCAAATAAATTACCATCTATCATCTCTTCTTTTCATTTCATCTCCTTGTAAGCTTTTTCTCTGTACTCTCTCTCTGTCCATGAATACATGAGTAACATGACCATGAAACAAGTTTTGAGAAGTCATCTTTTGATATAGTTTGTATTGGTAATTTTTCATTGGATTATCAAGTATATGTTAGGTGGTGAACCTATCTAACAATATATTGCTATGAAAATGATAATTTCAAGGTAATTTAGGTAAGGTATTGTTAATAGTATTCACTTACTAGTGCTTTcgataaaaactaaagttaactGTAATGATAAATTAGaaatatctatcttaaaatatatttttcggaattttcaatattttgttcATTCACAAATATTACAAGTACAATAATTTTTCTGACAAGTTTTCATGTGTTGTTATTATGCAGGAACAGCTGTTTCGTCGTGTTTTCACATCTTTGTGTGACTAGGATTCATCGTTTCTTCAGTCAGGGTTTTATCATTGTTGTGTGTTGCatagtttttgttgatatatataaagaagagaTCCTTTGTTTTGTGTGAAGAACTTGTTTATTCAagtttttcaaatatataaatagttttttctaTCGTTTTTTTGTAACAAGTATTTTCTCGTTTCAATAAACAAATGCAACATTGATAAAGCATGAAATCATATTTAATGAAATCAAAGGCAATGTCATGCAATGAGAACTAGCTACAATACATATAATTGGTGAAGCtcacacaaatatataaatagttccCAAGCATAAAACAACAACATCATGACgttatgtatcttttttttttaagaataggAAATTCTATGCCGAAGCCCCCCGTACATTCCATATAACGAAGCACAAACCATGTTAAATTAATTCTACTTAGGAGAATTGATCTTTCCCACCGAGAATTGAACTTGCGATCCTTGAGACGTTATGGGTAAGGTTGCTATCTCTCATTTGTCCAAGCAATCAAATTAAGTCAAGCTTCCAAAAACATTATGGGTAGTAGTTCTCTCTTCCCTTTGAGCAATGAGCAAAACTCAACACTCTGGTCTAATGAGAGCTTAAGACAAATACCCCCTCCAATATTGCTTACTCTTTGAACTACCATTCTCATTGACTCATCGGGGTAGGAGATTGGCTCGTCTGCTATATCACCCATATCATCTAATTACACTTAGTCCATCCTCTGACCAACACCCCATCTAATTACACTTAATTAGTCCATCCTCTGACGAACGGGGTGTCCAACGTTACAGTCCATCCCTCTGTTGTCTAG comes from the Brassica rapa cultivar Chiifu-401-42 chromosome A01, CAAS_Brap_v3.01, whole genome shotgun sequence genome and includes:
- the LOC103850005 gene encoding hydrophobic protein RCI2B; translated protein: MSTATFVEILLAILLPPLGVFLKFGLKVEFWICLILTLFGYLPGILYALYIITKD
- the LOC103850006 gene encoding hydrophobic protein RCI2B, which gives rise to MGTATFIDILLAILLPPLGVFLRYGCEVEFWICLVLTLFGYLPGILYALYVLTK